In Maridesulfovibrio ferrireducens, one genomic interval encodes:
- a CDS encoding STAS domain-containing protein, with protein MELSSKKIENALIIGMKGRLDALTSPNFEDAICKFIREGEIKIVFDLGDLDYISSAGLRAILSTAKRLKAEDGAIAFANITGMISEVFEISGFGSMFNIYGSALLAAKELS; from the coding sequence ATGGAACTAAGTAGTAAAAAAATTGAAAATGCTCTTATTATCGGTATGAAAGGAAGACTCGACGCGCTGACTTCTCCTAATTTTGAAGATGCAATATGCAAATTCATCAGAGAAGGTGAAATCAAAATTGTTTTCGATCTCGGCGACCTTGATTACATCTCCAGCGCAGGTTTAAGGGCTATTCTTTCGACAGCAAAAAGACTAAAAGCTGAAGACGGAGCAATTGCTTTTGCTAACATTACCGGAATGATCAGTGAAGTTTTTGAAATTTCAGGATTTGGCTCCATGTTTAATATCTATGGCTCTGCCCTACTCGCCGCAAAAGAACTGTCTTAG
- a CDS encoding M48 family metallopeptidase, with protein sequence MADFPPPYSIRVSARAKNVIIKLIPDKGLEVVLPKGVRKVEVPRFLENKREWILSAIKHLEQKGFSLSPPELVLPESLFFVATDTEIYIHRVRTRKPGLRVRKNVDKLMLSGAAWTEQEDLVALTEFVRTQARSFLLAELTKISKEIDMPFKKLFIRSQRKRWGSCSSKGNINLNMKLMFLPFRLVRYVLIHELCHTVHLNHSARYWQLVQQVEPDFQSLEKELSEASPLVPDWINF encoded by the coding sequence ATGGCTGATTTTCCGCCACCATATTCAATAAGGGTGAGTGCGCGGGCAAAAAATGTAATTATTAAGCTGATCCCTGATAAAGGATTAGAAGTCGTTTTGCCTAAAGGTGTACGGAAGGTTGAAGTTCCGCGGTTTCTTGAGAACAAGCGGGAATGGATTTTATCCGCAATTAAGCATCTGGAACAGAAAGGATTTTCACTTTCTCCGCCGGAGCTGGTTTTGCCTGAAAGTCTGTTTTTTGTTGCGACTGATACCGAAATTTATATTCATAGAGTGCGGACCAGAAAGCCCGGTTTGCGAGTCCGCAAAAATGTGGACAAATTGATGTTGAGCGGTGCGGCTTGGACTGAGCAGGAAGATCTTGTTGCTCTGACAGAGTTTGTCCGTACACAGGCTCGCTCTTTTCTGCTCGCAGAACTTACGAAAATTTCAAAAGAAATAGATATGCCTTTTAAAAAATTGTTCATCCGTTCTCAGCGTAAACGATGGGGGAGCTGTTCTTCAAAGGGGAATATTAATCTTAACATGAAGCTTATGTTTCTGCCGTTCAGACTGGTTCGCTATGTCTTGATTCATGAGCTTTGCCATACCGTTCATCTTAATCACTCTGCTAGATATTGGCAGCTTGTGCAGCAGGTGGAGCCAGATTTTCAATCGCTCGAGAAAGAACTTAGTGAGGCAAGTCCGCTTGTTCCCGATTGGATTAATTTTTAG
- a CDS encoding chemotaxis protein CheD, which translates to MVLKNSDIPHVFLHTGDAFIGVSPTIVSTVLGSCVAITMFSPRMKQGAICHAFLPSRKEINPDKQISIQICRYVDTAVDHLLACMLRIGTRKNELEVKIFGGASGLTLSKVRAPPSFAVGGRNIQMALDSLSAIGLHPKAMDTGGNVGRKILFATHSGNIWLKRLDKQTLLKTTCHLTIKK; encoded by the coding sequence ATGGTTTTGAAGAACTCCGACATACCCCATGTCTTTCTCCATACCGGAGACGCTTTCATCGGAGTAAGCCCTACAATAGTTTCAACTGTGCTCGGTTCCTGTGTAGCCATTACAATGTTTTCCCCACGCATGAAACAAGGCGCAATCTGCCACGCATTTCTCCCCTCGCGAAAAGAAATTAACCCGGATAAACAAATATCAATCCAAATTTGTAGATATGTAGACACGGCCGTTGACCATTTGCTAGCATGCATGCTCCGCATCGGAACCAGAAAAAATGAACTTGAGGTCAAAATATTTGGAGGAGCCAGCGGGCTAACCTTATCAAAAGTCAGAGCTCCGCCCTCCTTTGCCGTAGGAGGGCGAAATATCCAAATGGCTCTAGATTCCTTATCGGCGATAGGACTTCACCCTAAAGCAATGGATACGGGGGGAAATGTAGGAAGAAAGATTTTATTCGCCACACACAGCGGAAACATCTGGCTTAAAAGACTTGATAAACAAACCCTATTGAAAACAACCTGTCACCTCACGATTAAAAAATGA
- a CDS encoding thioredoxin domain-containing protein: MRLFFISILSITTLFLFSSFAKAKSPLDTSLQKEIKTVLQNNPELILEAFKGHEEKLYDLMQVGLEKKNKTKIRNRQKKQLDNPNIPLSMPNRPLWGNPNGDISIFAYSDFQSASCSKANKIIQELLKKDPKINYRYRHNPQGFHKMSRPAALYYEALARQDHQKAILFNSLLFANRSKINKDGLKELDTLVSKAGGNLPLLHRDIKSVRLFNLVDRDINEAKKFGFTASPVFVINGVTISGAAPLKEFKEVIQLIRDHMSK; encoded by the coding sequence ATGAGACTATTTTTTATTTCAATTTTATCAATTACAACATTATTTCTCTTCTCTTCATTTGCGAAGGCTAAATCCCCCCTTGATACTTCGCTCCAAAAAGAAATAAAAACAGTATTACAAAACAACCCTGAACTTATTTTAGAAGCTTTCAAAGGACATGAGGAAAAACTGTACGACCTCATGCAGGTCGGGCTTGAAAAGAAAAATAAAACTAAAATACGGAACAGACAGAAAAAACAACTGGATAATCCGAATATTCCGCTTTCAATGCCTAATCGCCCGCTATGGGGAAATCCCAATGGTGATATTTCCATCTTTGCATACTCTGATTTTCAATCAGCAAGCTGTTCAAAAGCAAACAAAATAATACAGGAACTTTTAAAAAAAGACCCAAAAATTAATTACCGCTACCGGCATAACCCTCAAGGTTTTCACAAGATGTCCCGCCCTGCGGCACTGTATTATGAAGCTTTAGCACGGCAGGACCACCAGAAAGCAATCCTATTTAACAGTCTGCTATTTGCAAATCGGTCTAAAATTAATAAAGACGGACTGAAAGAACTCGACACACTTGTGTCAAAGGCCGGAGGTAATCTGCCCCTTCTGCATCGCGACATCAAGTCAGTTCGACTTTTCAACCTTGTTGACCGTGATATCAACGAAGCTAAAAAATTTGGATTTACGGCTTCACCTGTATTCGTTATCAACGGCGTGACGATATCCGGAGCGGCTCCACTTAAAGAATTTAAAGAAGTGATCCAACTAATACGCGATCATATGTCAAAATAA
- a CDS encoding DEAD/DEAH box helicase, with product MKNSKDDHPVGDELKNDYAHQEPDKVVEPEEALREIAIEDLPNSIKKALEKTGWDSLTPVQSKSLPYQLDRIDLMVQARTGSGKTGAFVLPLLEKLDPSLNRTQALILVPTRELARQVEREAEIIFEGSGLRVLSVYGGVGYGRQKEQLEKGAHMVVGTPGRILDHLMRRTFSLNDLKTLIFDEADRMLSIGFYPDMQQVKSYLPRRPISAYMFSATFPEHVLRLSKEFMYKPQLLSLSSKHVHVAEIEHAYYEVPAMGRERQLMRVLEMENPTSAIIFCNTKANVNFVTAVLNNFGFNAGELTSDLSQNKRESILGDLRSGKIKFLVATDIAARGIDVPDLSHVILYEPPEEKESYIHRAGRTGRAGSSGIAISLVDVIQKLELQRIATTYSINFDCRTLPDDKEILKTINERLTTILEAKYRSTTILEKERINRYKELVRQLAQDDEQCTLVGMLMDELYQNSLHARPPQPPSEGQDTSGNRPRPAKRPPQSGNRPGGHGKGGRPQGRNSGGNRRY from the coding sequence ATGAAAAATTCGAAAGACGACCACCCCGTGGGCGATGAACTAAAAAACGACTATGCCCATCAAGAACCTGACAAAGTGGTTGAGCCAGAAGAGGCCCTTAGAGAAATCGCCATAGAAGACCTGCCTAATTCAATAAAAAAAGCGCTGGAAAAAACCGGATGGGACAGCCTGACCCCGGTTCAATCAAAATCCCTTCCTTATCAATTAGACAGAATAGACCTGATGGTTCAGGCAAGAACAGGAAGCGGGAAAACAGGCGCATTTGTCCTGCCGCTGCTTGAAAAACTCGACCCGTCACTTAATCGCACACAGGCTTTGATCCTCGTTCCTACAAGGGAACTTGCCAGACAGGTTGAACGTGAAGCTGAAATAATTTTCGAAGGTTCAGGACTCCGGGTTCTTTCCGTATACGGCGGAGTCGGCTACGGCAGACAGAAAGAACAACTGGAAAAAGGCGCACACATGGTTGTGGGTACCCCGGGCCGAATTCTTGACCATTTGATGAGAAGAACATTCTCCCTGAATGACCTGAAAACACTTATCTTTGATGAAGCTGACCGCATGCTTTCCATCGGTTTTTATCCCGATATGCAGCAGGTAAAATCATATCTGCCCCGCCGCCCGATCAGCGCATACATGTTTTCAGCGACCTTCCCTGAGCACGTACTGCGGTTATCAAAAGAGTTCATGTACAAGCCTCAATTGCTGAGCCTGAGCAGCAAACATGTCCATGTAGCAGAAATAGAACACGCATATTACGAGGTTCCCGCCATGGGCCGAGAAAGACAGCTCATGCGAGTGCTGGAGATGGAAAATCCAACCTCGGCTATCATCTTCTGTAACACCAAGGCCAACGTAAATTTCGTAACAGCAGTGCTGAACAACTTCGGATTCAACGCCGGCGAATTAACCTCCGACCTTTCACAAAACAAACGTGAAAGCATTCTTGGAGATCTCAGATCCGGTAAAATTAAATTTCTCGTGGCAACGGACATTGCTGCACGCGGAATTGACGTTCCAGACCTGTCGCACGTTATTCTGTATGAACCACCCGAAGAAAAAGAATCTTACATTCACAGGGCCGGACGCACAGGACGAGCAGGATCATCGGGAATCGCGATTTCTCTTGTAGATGTTATTCAAAAACTGGAGTTACAGAGAATTGCGACAACTTACAGTATAAATTTTGACTGCCGCACCCTGCCGGATGACAAAGAAATTCTGAAGACTATCAATGAACGGCTTACCACCATTCTGGAAGCCAAATACCGCTCAACAACTATTCTTGAAAAAGAACGCATCAACCGTTACAAAGAACTTGTTCGCCAGCTTGCGCAAGATGATGAGCAATGCACCTTGGTTGGGATGCTCATGGACGAACTGTATCAAAACTCGCTCCACGCCCGCCCACCGCAGCCTCCGTCCGAAGGACAGGATACAAGCGGTAACAGGCCACGTCCTGCGAAAAGACCTCCTCAGTCCGGCAACAGGCCCGGAGGCCACGGCAAAGGTGGTAGACCACAAGGCAGAAATTCTGGTGGAAACCGTAGATACTAA
- a CDS encoding Hpt domain-containing protein has protein sequence MSNKLIVKVDEDLEEIMPRYLEIRHKELGELEEAIKAENFDQIRILGHKLKGTGSSYGFEELTRLGGLIENKACDKIMTEIPECTAKVRSYLENIEIEYVPMD, from the coding sequence ATGAGCAATAAATTAATTGTCAAAGTAGATGAAGATCTCGAAGAGATCATGCCACGATATCTTGAAATCAGACATAAAGAATTGGGTGAACTCGAAGAGGCAATAAAAGCCGAAAACTTCGACCAAATCAGGATACTGGGACACAAGCTGAAAGGAACAGGATCGTCTTACGGCTTTGAAGAGCTAACAAGACTTGGTGGTCTTATTGAAAATAAAGCTTGCGATAAAATCATGACGGAAATTCCTGAGTGCACTGCCAAGGTCCGCAGCTATCTTGAAAACATCGAAATTGAATATGTTCCAATGGACTAA
- a CDS encoding MFS transporter: MYIFLLILTIATAIGFQGWRTLLNNFAIDVAGLNGGEFGLIGSIREIPGFLALFVIYFLFIIKEHRLAALSVILMGVGVAITGFMPSFIGIAFTTILMSFGFHYYETLNQSLTLQYFGYSEAPIVMARLRSLGAATNICVGMAIFAVSGIFDYKEMFIAAGACAILGGIYCSFQDPSSKEIPLQHKKMILKSRYWLFYALTFMAGARRQIFVAFAVFLLVKKFNYSIQDITILFVVNNVINYFLNPLIAKAVNKYGERKVLSLEYASLVLIFTAYAFIESPLIGGILYILDNIFFNFAMGIRTFFQKIADKKDIAPSMAVGFTINHIAAVAIPVLAGIAWMQDYRIVFLGAAALSAISLILVQFIDRELKMKMNLN; this comes from the coding sequence ATGTATATTTTTCTTCTCATTCTGACTATAGCAACAGCAATAGGATTTCAGGGGTGGAGAACTCTTTTAAATAACTTCGCCATAGATGTTGCCGGCCTAAACGGCGGGGAATTCGGCCTGATAGGCTCAATCCGCGAGATTCCGGGATTTCTGGCTTTATTTGTAATCTACTTTCTCTTTATCATTAAAGAACACAGACTTGCGGCTCTTTCTGTCATTCTCATGGGCGTAGGTGTTGCAATAACAGGGTTCATGCCTTCTTTCATAGGCATTGCGTTCACAACGATACTCATGTCCTTCGGGTTTCATTATTATGAAACACTTAATCAGTCTTTAACCCTACAATATTTCGGATACTCGGAAGCACCAATTGTAATGGCCAGACTTAGAAGTCTCGGAGCAGCTACTAACATTTGTGTAGGGATGGCAATCTTCGCAGTCTCCGGTATTTTTGACTACAAAGAAATGTTCATAGCTGCTGGCGCATGTGCAATTCTAGGCGGCATATACTGCTCTTTTCAAGATCCTTCATCTAAAGAAATACCTCTTCAACATAAAAAAATGATCCTGAAGTCAAGATACTGGCTTTTCTACGCCCTCACCTTCATGGCCGGTGCACGGAGACAAATATTTGTAGCTTTTGCAGTTTTTCTACTAGTCAAAAAGTTTAATTATTCCATCCAGGATATCACCATTTTATTTGTAGTAAACAACGTTATTAACTACTTTTTAAATCCCTTAATTGCCAAGGCTGTCAATAAATATGGTGAAAGAAAAGTACTGAGTCTTGAATACGCAAGTTTAGTTTTGATATTTACGGCATATGCCTTCATTGAAAGCCCTTTAATCGGTGGGATTCTTTATATTTTAGACAACATATTTTTCAACTTTGCCATGGGTATCCGCACTTTCTTCCAGAAAATAGCGGATAAAAAAGACATTGCACCAAGTATGGCTGTAGGCTTTACCATCAACCACATTGCAGCAGTAGCCATTCCCGTTCTGGCAGGCATTGCGTGGATGCAGGACTACCGCATAGTCTTTCTAGGCGCCGCGGCATTATCTGCTATTTCACTGATTCTTGTTCAATTTATTGATCGTGAACTAAAAATGAAGATGAACTTAAATTAA
- the budA gene encoding acetolactate decarboxylase codes for MKLFKKIFPIAFFLLILIGSFSPAYADETIYQYSTIDSLLLGNYDGDLTVSELKKHGDFGIGTFNGLNGEMVFIDGEVYRVGYNGKAVAVDNLTRVPFADALIFKTDSILKIDSASSLEELNLKITNALPSSNIFFAIRIDGRFNMMRTRSVPEQKKPYPPLIDVVKHQSIFKFTEIEGSLIGIKSPAYVKGIGVPGFHWHFITKDRTAGGHVLGCQVKNLIAKVGSYNNFFLQLPKTKSFLDSDLSNDKEKELKKVEKDSIKD; via the coding sequence ATGAAATTATTTAAAAAAATTTTCCCTATAGCTTTTTTTCTCCTGATTCTTATCGGATCTTTCAGTCCAGCCTATGCAGACGAAACAATCTACCAATATTCAACTATCGACTCTTTGTTGCTTGGCAACTATGATGGAGATTTGACCGTTTCCGAGCTGAAAAAACACGGAGATTTCGGAATAGGCACCTTTAACGGTCTAAACGGTGAAATGGTTTTTATCGACGGTGAAGTCTACAGAGTCGGATATAATGGTAAAGCTGTCGCAGTTGATAATCTTACCCGAGTCCCTTTTGCTGATGCCCTCATCTTTAAAACAGATTCCATACTGAAAATAGACTCAGCTTCATCACTTGAAGAATTGAACCTGAAAATCACCAATGCCCTTCCATCTTCAAACATCTTCTTTGCCATCCGCATAGACGGCAGATTCAACATGATGCGGACACGAAGTGTTCCTGAACAAAAGAAGCCTTACCCGCCCCTCATTGATGTCGTAAAACATCAAAGCATCTTCAAATTTACAGAAATAGAAGGGTCCCTTATCGGCATCAAAAGCCCTGCCTATGTAAAAGGAATAGGAGTTCCTGGATTCCACTGGCACTTCATTACCAAGGACCGCACTGCCGGCGGACATGTTTTAGGCTGCCAAGTCAAAAACCTTATCGCAAAGGTCGGATCTTACAATAATTTCTTCTTACAGCTACCCAAAACCAAGAGTTTTCTAGATTCTGATCTCAGTAACGACAAAGAAAAAGAATTAAAAAAAGTAGAAAAAGATTCCATTAAGGATTAA
- the uvrA gene encoding excinuclease ABC subunit UvrA, with translation MQNKSIHIEGAKHHNLKDLSLDIPRDQLVVVCGPSGSGKSTLSFDIVYAEGQRRYVESLSAYARQFLPQLDKPKVDKIEGLSPAISLEQQSTSRNPRSTVGTVTEIYDFLRVFYARLGKYHCPKCGKAIEAQTSDEILDRMMSLEAGTKFMLLAPLVDHQKGTHKDLFIKLKREGFVRVRVNGEISAIDEVPELEKNRKHSIELVVDRLVIKNDIKKRLGDSLELALRYGDESVIVSIVGGEDIYLSTMSTCTSCKISMPRLSPQLFSFNSPQGACQTCSGIGSVEYYEPDLLAPNKGLSLKSGAVIPWKSPQMFGRYEAEFRALGKKYGFKIDTPLNEFSKEAMNALFYGDKKLDWEGIINQLDAGRDLGRIWRDELARFRQNMPCPACNGARLRPESLAVRVEGESVFDFCSMSIKRALNWLEGLEFKGHDSLIAEPLLKELIHRIGFMANVGLDYLNLGRNMATLSGGEAQRIRLAGQLGSGLVGVTYVLDEPSIGLHPHDNERLLKTLRSLQARGNTVLVVEHDESTIRNADHVIELGPGSGMLGGEIVFQGSVDDLLGKSQSLTAKYLRGELSLDKPEERRIPSDWIRMRGVTTNNLKNLDVDIPLGILCCFTGVSGSGKSSLVVDSMYKHLALSRGIKVDQPGQITGIDGIDKIEKVISIDQSPIGRTPRSNPATYTKIFDEIRNIFAATKESKKRGYKPGRFSFNVRGGRCEACRGDGQIRVEMHFLPDVYVTCDVCKGKRYNSQTLEVDYKGRNIAEVLDMTVRQAKVFFENHPTLKRRLEVLEQVGLEYLQLGQPGTTLSGGEAQRIKISRELGKRRLPGTLYILDEPTTGLHMHEVGKLIKVLQQLVEKGATVIVIEHNTDVIRAADYVFDLGPGGGESGGEIVAKGTPEEIMENPESVTGQFLL, from the coding sequence ATGCAGAACAAGTCAATTCATATTGAAGGTGCGAAGCATCACAATCTTAAAGATTTGAGTTTAGATATTCCGCGTGATCAGTTGGTAGTTGTTTGCGGTCCTTCTGGATCAGGTAAATCTACTCTCTCATTTGATATTGTTTATGCCGAGGGACAGCGTCGATACGTTGAGTCGCTTTCAGCATATGCGCGGCAGTTTCTACCCCAGCTGGATAAGCCGAAAGTTGATAAGATTGAAGGTCTGTCTCCTGCTATTTCGCTTGAGCAGCAATCTACTTCCCGCAACCCGCGTTCAACTGTTGGAACTGTGACAGAAATTTATGATTTTTTACGCGTGTTTTATGCGCGACTAGGAAAATATCATTGTCCTAAGTGCGGTAAAGCTATTGAAGCTCAGACTTCGGATGAAATTCTGGATCGCATGATGTCTCTTGAAGCCGGTACAAAATTCATGCTCCTTGCTCCGCTTGTTGATCATCAAAAAGGTACTCATAAAGATCTTTTTATTAAACTTAAGCGAGAAGGATTTGTTCGCGTAAGGGTGAATGGAGAAATTTCTGCGATCGATGAAGTTCCGGAGCTTGAAAAGAACCGTAAGCACAGCATTGAGCTGGTGGTCGATCGTCTGGTCATAAAAAATGATATCAAGAAAAGGCTGGGCGATTCACTGGAGCTTGCTCTGCGCTATGGCGATGAATCAGTCATAGTTTCAATTGTCGGCGGTGAGGATATTTATCTTTCAACCATGTCGACCTGCACCTCCTGTAAAATAAGTATGCCGCGCTTGTCTCCGCAACTTTTTTCTTTCAACAGTCCTCAGGGAGCCTGTCAGACCTGTTCAGGAATCGGCAGTGTTGAGTATTATGAACCTGATTTGCTTGCACCGAATAAAGGTCTTTCTCTTAAATCAGGAGCGGTTATTCCTTGGAAATCTCCGCAAATGTTTGGGCGTTATGAGGCTGAATTTCGTGCTCTCGGCAAAAAATATGGTTTTAAGATCGATACCCCTCTGAATGAATTTTCCAAAGAAGCTATGAACGCGTTGTTCTACGGAGATAAGAAGCTTGATTGGGAAGGGATAATTAATCAGCTTGATGCCGGGCGTGACCTGGGACGCATTTGGCGTGATGAACTTGCTCGTTTTAGACAGAATATGCCTTGCCCCGCATGTAATGGCGCACGTCTGCGTCCTGAGTCGCTTGCTGTACGGGTTGAAGGCGAAAGTGTTTTCGACTTTTGTTCCATGTCTATCAAGCGGGCGCTTAACTGGTTGGAAGGGCTGGAATTTAAAGGGCATGATTCGCTTATCGCCGAGCCTTTGCTTAAAGAATTGATTCACCGCATCGGTTTTATGGCCAACGTCGGACTGGATTATTTAAATCTAGGTCGTAATATGGCGACTCTTTCTGGGGGAGAAGCTCAGCGTATCCGTCTGGCAGGACAGCTTGGTTCAGGGCTTGTCGGTGTAACGTATGTGCTTGATGAGCCGTCTATCGGGTTGCATCCTCATGATAACGAACGGCTTCTCAAAACGTTACGTTCATTGCAGGCTCGCGGGAATACCGTGCTGGTGGTTGAACACGATGAATCCACTATCAGAAATGCCGACCATGTTATTGAGCTTGGCCCCGGTTCCGGTATGCTTGGTGGTGAGATTGTTTTTCAGGGCAGCGTTGACGATCTGCTGGGTAAGTCGCAATCACTCACTGCAAAATATTTACGCGGAGAACTATCTCTTGATAAGCCTGAGGAAAGGCGCATTCCTTCCGACTGGATAAGGATGCGCGGAGTTACAACAAATAATCTTAAAAATCTGGATGTGGACATCCCGCTGGGTATCTTGTGTTGTTTCACCGGAGTTTCCGGCTCAGGAAAAAGCTCGCTTGTGGTGGATTCCATGTATAAGCATCTGGCATTGTCACGGGGGATAAAGGTTGATCAGCCGGGGCAGATTACCGGAATTGACGGCATTGATAAGATTGAAAAAGTAATTTCAATTGATCAGTCTCCTATTGGAAGAACTCCGAGGTCTAATCCTGCGACTTATACTAAAATATTTGACGAGATCAGAAATATATTTGCGGCGACAAAAGAATCTAAAAAGCGCGGCTACAAGCCGGGTAGGTTCAGTTTTAACGTTCGTGGCGGACGCTGCGAAGCTTGTCGCGGTGATGGTCAGATAAGAGTTGAAATGCATTTTCTACCGGATGTTTACGTGACCTGTGATGTCTGCAAAGGTAAGCGATATAACAGCCAGACGCTCGAAGTAGATTACAAGGGGCGCAATATAGCAGAAGTCCTTGATATGACCGTCCGGCAGGCGAAAGTTTTCTTTGAAAATCATCCTACTTTGAAGCGTAGACTCGAAGTATTAGAGCAGGTCGGGCTTGAATATTTACAACTCGGTCAGCCGGGAACGACTCTTTCGGGTGGTGAAGCTCAACGCATTAAAATATCACGTGAACTGGGCAAAAGACGTTTGCCCGGTACTCTTTATATTCTTGATGAGCCGACCACGGGATTGCATATGCACGAAGTCGGCAAGTTGATCAAAGTTTTGCAGCAGTTGGTAGAAAAAGGGGCAACGGTCATTGTTATTGAACACAATACCGATGTAATCCGCGCTGCTGATTATGTTTTTGATCTAGGTCCGGGCGGAGGCGAGTCCGGTGGAGAGATTGTTGCAAAAGGTACACCGGAAGAAATAATGGAAAATCCCGAGTCGGTTACAGGGCAGTTTTTATTATAG
- a CDS encoding pyridoxal phosphate-dependent aminotransferase: protein MKLLSSQVEGYLDSSSWIRKMFETGMVLKKKFGEDAVCDFSLGNPDVPAPAAIADGLKELAECAGEPFAFGYMPNFGYPSLREKLAKTVSQEQGVPVEGSDLIITCGAAGAINALYRSILNPGDQILCPAPYFVEYGFYAQNYGGELVTVPSKPLTFELDFEGIEKAINEKTRVVLINSPNNPTGVVYSKEDLEKLTDTLKKANAGRERPIFLVADEPYRFLAFDGVEVPSILPLYPYSVVVSSFSKNLSLAGERIGYALINPEMPEKQTLLAGLVLANRILGFVNAPAVGQKLLEKALGAQVDKKIYLERRDAMAKVLDDAGYSYTLPKGAFYFFPEAPGGDDVKFCAALQEEKILAVPGTGFGFPGYFRLAFCVGVNVIERSTEGFKKAIAQF from the coding sequence ATGAAATTGCTCTCAAGTCAGGTAGAAGGATACCTTGACAGCTCATCCTGGATTCGCAAAATGTTCGAAACCGGAATGGTCCTAAAGAAAAAATTCGGTGAAGACGCAGTATGTGACTTCTCTCTCGGCAATCCAGACGTTCCAGCTCCGGCAGCCATTGCTGACGGCCTCAAAGAACTGGCCGAGTGTGCAGGAGAACCTTTTGCATTTGGATACATGCCGAACTTCGGTTACCCCTCTTTACGCGAAAAACTGGCAAAAACAGTTTCGCAAGAACAAGGTGTTCCTGTCGAAGGAAGTGATCTAATTATCACCTGCGGAGCAGCAGGAGCAATCAATGCTCTCTATCGCTCCATCCTTAATCCGGGCGATCAGATTTTATGCCCGGCTCCTTACTTTGTGGAATACGGATTCTACGCACAGAACTACGGCGGAGAACTGGTAACAGTTCCTTCCAAACCGCTGACTTTTGAGCTGGACTTTGAAGGAATCGAAAAAGCCATCAACGAAAAAACCCGTGTTGTGCTTATCAATTCCCCGAACAACCCCACAGGTGTTGTTTACTCAAAAGAAGATCTTGAAAAACTCACAGATACCCTTAAAAAAGCCAACGCCGGCCGCGAAAGACCTATCTTTCTGGTTGCCGACGAGCCATATAGATTCCTCGCATTTGACGGCGTAGAAGTGCCTTCCATTTTACCGCTGTATCCGTACAGTGTCGTGGTAAGTTCTTTTTCCAAAAACCTTTCTCTGGCTGGAGAAAGAATCGGCTACGCACTTATCAACCCGGAAATGCCTGAAAAACAGACCCTGCTCGCAGGACTGGTTCTCGCCAATCGCATTCTCGGTTTTGTAAATGCTCCGGCTGTCGGACAAAAGCTGCTTGAAAAAGCACTCGGCGCTCAGGTTGATAAAAAAATCTACCTTGAAAGACGCGACGCAATGGCCAAAGTCCTTGATGATGCGGGATATTCATACACATTGCCAAAAGGTGCATTCTACTTCTTCCCCGAAGCTCCGGGTGGCGATGATGTAAAGTTCTGCGCCGCTCTTCAGGAAGAAAAAATTCTCGCAGTACCCGGAACAGGCTTCGGCTTCCCCGGATACTTCAGACTTGCTTTCTGCGTAGGCGTAAACGTAATCGAACGCTCAACCGAAGGGTTCAAAAAAGCCATCGCACAGTTTTAA